In Corylus avellana chromosome ca8, CavTom2PMs-1.0, the genomic stretch ttttttttttaaaaaaaaagcaaaatatatataaaaaaaaaaaaaaaaaattaatgcctaaaacgatgtcgttttgggctgagtatgtgttgtaattttaggacacaaaacgacgtagttttggagaagggtaaaatgggtataaaacactcaaaacgacgtagtttaatgttaaaggggtccaaagtgagagaaaatcaaagtttagggggcttaaatgagagttttgaaaattcagggggggtTTTTCAAAACGGCTGGAACTTCcgggggttttctgaagtttccccaaaaaattattatctgTTTTGAGCCTTATCGACGGCTATAATTAAGTGAAGGTCTTTGGAGCTCTGATTTATGCAGGCAAATCAGACGGTGGTAAGCTTCAGACCAGGAGGCGGCTTTGGTGGTCTACGCGGCAACAGATTCCTCACCCCTCGCTTcaactcttcttcttccctctctGAAGCTCTCACTTTGCGCCCCAATGGCGGTCTCGCTCCCACACTCAAGGTCCCTGACTCCCTCCTAAACCCTACCTTTATACCTTTATACATACagcacacacatatatgtatgtatgtgtacGTGGATGTGTTTGTTTCATCATACAAATCCTTGGTTATAAAAACAATTAAGGGCTATTATAGAGTAGGAGCGAGTTATGTGGCCAagatatgtttttttgttgataataaGCTTGGTTTTGTGGGATCAGGAAGGTACATTGCTTGCTTGCACTTTGATTATAATTAAAAGGCAAAAAACTTTGATTGGCATGGTCATTCTGCTCAGCTTCCTGCCTCTGGAGAGGAGAGATCCTGGGAAGCAATCCGAGataatgaggaattttctaacGGATTTGAGTCTAAGGCCGCAGGAATAAAATAATGGCCCTGATCAGGCATACTCCCTATTTGCAAGGCCTCACATCTTTAGTGGCCAAGGGATAACTGCTTACATAGTATTGCTTTGTCTGTTATGTTGTATGCTATATAGAAGGGAAATTTGAACATATATgtattttcctgattttctgaTCTAAACAGTTGACAACATCTTCACGCCCT encodes the following:
- the LOC132189309 gene encoding eukaryotic translation initiation factor-like isoform X3: MQANQTVVSFRPGGGFGGLRGNRFLTPRFNSSSSLSEALTLRPNGGLAPTLKVGTAPALVKAEVPWFAQRGNLPEKECFLKKVKGNFLLQFIGAFGTRC